The window CAGAACCAGGGCTGAAACAAGAGAAACCAGAACCCGGACTGAAAGAAGAAagagcaaaaccaggactgaaacaagaaaaagaagtgaaccaggactaaaacaagaaagatcagagtcaggactgaaacaagaaaaaaaacagaaccaggactgaaagaaGAGAGAACAGAACCAGGGCTGAAACAAGAGAAAACAGAACCCGGACTGAAAGAAGAAagagcaaaaccaggactgaaacaagaaaaagaagtgaaccaggactaaaacaagaaagATCAGAGTCGggactgaaacaagaaaaaaaaccagaaccaggactgaaacaagaaagaacagaaccaggactgaaactagAGAGACCAGAACTAGCACTAAAACAAGaaagaacagaaccaggactgaaacaaaaaaagaacagaatGAGGGCTGAAACAAGAGaataaacaaaaccaggactaaagcaagagaAAGAGTAGAACCAGGGAAGGATCAAATGCAGGTTAAACCCAgagacattgaaggatgggtcaaatgtgggGACAGTTATGTGTACCTCAACCTTAAGAAAAGCGTACTGTTTTCAAGGAAGATGTCAGCGTTGAGGGGTCCCAACGCCTCTGTGAGAAGGTCATTGTTGGTCTTCATCATGTTGGAGCAGAAGATCCTTTGGTAGCTCAGCTCCGTCATGTTCAAACGAGAAGCTCGAGAGTCGCCCCTGAGGAGGTCACTGCAGCCTCTCTGAGGAAACAAGACGCCACAATCACATTGATCCCAGTCAAACGGCAGGTACAAAATCCCAGAACACTGAGCAGTAACCCGCACTAACCCCACTGACCTGCACTGACCTCCACTGACCTGCACTGACCTCCACTGACCTCCACTGACCTCCACTGACTCGCACTAACCCCACTGACCTGCACTGACCTCCACTGACTCGCACTAACCCCACTGACCTGCACTGACCTGCACTGACCTCCACTGACCTCCACTGACTCGCACTAACCCCACTGACCTGCACTGACCTGCACTGACCTGCACTGACCTCCACTGACCTCCACTGACCTGCACTGACCTCCACTGACCTGCACTGACCTGCACTGACCTCCACTGACCTGCACTGACCTCCACTGACCTGCACTGAACCCTATTCACACACGCACCAGTCCCAGAACATCTTCAGGTCTGCTCTGTTCACACTTAACCTGCAAAGTGTTGGAAACCAACATTTAACTGAGATAACCAACCTGCAACCGAAGAAACCAGCCTTTAACTAAGGAACCCAACCTGTAACCAAGGAAACAAAACTTGTAACTGAAGAAACCAAGCTGGGGAGTTGGCAATGACATGTCCAGATTTATGGCAGTAGAAACATTTTCTCTGGGTTCTTTGTCTTTTCACTTTCAGTGATACAGAAGAAACAAGAAAATGTGAGGAACCTTTGAGCGGTGTTACAGAGaagttttttttgtgaattaacATGAATTCATCAGCCAACGTGGCAGCTTCAGAAAGGTTTTGGACTGCTTTCCCATTtagatacaaaacaacacattaaggAAAACACTGCTTAAAGTCCTCCAACAAAAAAAGCTCTCGGAATGCACGGAAATCAGAAACTTTAGCAGAAGTGCACCATTTATCTAAGAGATTCCCCTTCTCTCTAGCAAACTGAGTGTAGAAGTGACTTGGAATTTTGGAGTGATGTCTGAATTTTTATTGGTAGGCCTCAGGTACCAATTGATGAGCATTCAAAATGGCAGCTTTAACAGTGTAATAACTCAAACTTTCTTTAAGTGGTAAGGCCACAATTTCTTGAGCTTTACCAGTGAGTTTGGACAGCAACAGCATGGGCCAAATGAGTCTCAGAACTAACCAAAGGTCTACGAGTGTCTCTCACTCTAGGGTGTCGTACCAATCAGCAAACCAACTAAACCAACCAAACTTTACCCGAGGACACCAAACGTTTAACTGAGGAAACCAACTGAGGAAACCAAACCTTTAACCAAGGAAACCAAACCTTTAACCAAAGAAACCAACTGAAGAAACCAACCTTTAACGAGGAACCCAAACTTGTAACCAAGGAAACCAAACCTTTAACCAAAGAAACCAACTGAAGAAACCAACCTTTAACGAGGAACCCAAACTTGTAACCAAGGAAACCAAACAGGGGAACCAGCAATTTATTCACATATTCACAGAAATTTACCTGGAAAATGACCAGGTCAAAAATGCAGGAAAAAAGTTCTGGGTTTGTTCACACATGACCCTGTTCTGGaaaaatgcaggtaaattccCGGGTCAGGCTGTGTGCTCCTCAGGTGATAATCTAAGAAGTACCATCCTCTACACACATTGAATATCTGCAAAACTTGGATAatttcatttggataatttcagtgtTTAGATGTGGAAAATATTTCATTAGTGAAATCGGTGCCATACATTCCAGATGTTCTGTGTGGTACATTCCAGATACCTGCATTCCAAATGCAGGTACATTCCCGGGTCAGGCTGTGTGCTCCTGCCTGTTTAGTCTGTCTCCTCCTTCAAAGCTCAGACTGCTCGCTctccacctcatgatgtcatcaggtgataATCTAAGAAGTACCAACCTCTGCATAATTTGAACATCTGCAAAACTTCCCCAaactcatttggatcatttcagtttttagatttggaaaatatttaatttgtgaAATTGGTGCCGTACATTCCATTTGTTTTGTGTGGTACGTTCCAGATGTTTTGTGTGGTACGTTCCAGATGTTTTGTGTGGTACGTTCCAGATGTTTTGTGTGGTACGTTCCAGATGTTTTGTGTGGTACATTCCAGATGTTTTGTGTGGTacattacagatgttttgtGTGGTACATTACAGACGTTTTGTGTGGTACATTCTAGATTTTTTGTGTGGTACTGACCATGTGTCCGATCATGAAGTAGAGGAGCTGGTGGGAGAGGGAGTAAAATGGACAGCCGAAGCGCGTCATCATGTCTCTGCACTGTTTGGTCACGATACATGGCGTCCCGTTCTGCTTCCTGTGGACAAGCCAAACATGCGGTCACTTTATGTTTACACGGTGTCCCCTGCtaatacaatattttattttaatatttgactttacaatgacatcacgctggggggactgcatgtatgtctgtgaTGGAATGttgagcagttaccatggtgacacaatcaggtgatatttaacaaaaaaggtGACTGAAAAACTTGGTTATTTGACTCGTTCTTTGAgaatttaatgtcataatttTAAACAGTGAGTGGGGCCTATATATAACTGTATAACCATATCTATCTCTGTACAACTTTAAATAACTATATAACTGTATAGCTTTATATAACTACAGtgaggcaaaaaagtatttagtcagacaattgtgcaagttctaccacttaaaaagatgagagaggcctgtaattttcatcataggtacacttcaactatgatgagaaaaaaaggaaatcacattgcctgatttttaaagaatgtatttgcaaattatggtgggaAATAAATATTTGGTCTCAGTACTTTGtttaacagtgttccctcgtttattgcgggggttacgttccaaaaataacctgcaataggcgacATCCGTGAAGTAGAAAGCTTTGTttcacaattattatatatattttaaggctgtaaaactcctcaccacacacttcatgACTTTTCTCAAatgagcattaacattttctcacatttcgctcttgtttaaacactctaaAAGTTCAAAGTTTCGTAGATTTTATAAAATAgccacagtattatagaacgaaaacaaatactgtactgtaaataaaagtgtCAACTTTTAGAAATACAGTAACAAATgcaattttaatgatcaacctatgaggttggacacataagaaatgattaatagtgactcatgtATTTCTCAGTTGCTCTGACCGcacctcttcgtcctggcgccgctccacTGTAGTGCCTTTGCCACTGAAGGTCTTGGTGCAGGTGTCTTTTTTCCGAGTGAAGAACATagtctccgtgcagagaaacacttctAAGTCCAAAGTGTGTCTGAAATTTGTCAAACCAGCCCTTGTCGATATTAAATGGGCTTGGTACTGGGCTCCGCATCATCCTGCTCCTCGCTGTCATGAATGTCACTGCGGTCAGCAAAGGTTTCATAAAGCATTTTAGATTTTGAGCAGATAATGTTGGTATCCagcataatgttctttttcctgcagttactgatccacaaagctaaagcagactccatcttTACAATGGTCTTGTTGCGGGTAGTTACAACCCTTTCAgcatccttgttaaaacttattgctgctgtcgtcctcatgttattttcctccttctttatgtgacgAATCGAAGATTCATTTATACCGTAATGGTGCCCTCCAGCTGGCTAACTTCTGCCTTCCCTCAGCATGTCCATGTTCTTGCTTAAATAGACCAACACGGCAGGACAATGTACAGCAGTatctttattcaacaacttaaCTCATCTCATCTACTGCTCGGCCTGTGCACGTTCaatcttgttacatttttattggtgcgctcctcaaatgcactgtactacaacaataagtaggaaccaatattattatgaagaaagtaaataatgtatccaaattaatttaatgaataatattcattgttaataaaataagtacaaaacaataaacaaaatactaataacccgaataaatgttaatatataaaataatatatgtcaaataaatcaaaggttacataaaattgactgaacgcattctgtactatAGGGGAGACACTGcacgtcccttagccaatcaggacacagaacacaatacaagttcatacactgtaaaaaacaaaacaaaaacacacacactgttgctggtagtttagcccattcctccatgcagatctcctctagagcagcgATCTTTTGGGGCTGTCactgggcaacacggactttcaactccctccaaagtttttctatggggttgagatttGGAGACTGTCTAGGCCAcgccaggaccttgaaatgcttcttaccaagccactccttcattgcccgggcggtgtgttcgggatcattgtcatgctgaaagacccagccatgtttcatcttcaGTGCCCTTGcttacatggccccattcattctttcctttacacagatcaatcgtcctggtccctttgcagcaaaacagccccaaagcatgatgtttccacccccatgcttcacaataggtatggtgttctttagatgcaactcagcattctttctcctccaaacacaacaagttgagtttttaccaaaaagttctattttagtttcatctgaccatatgacattctcccagtcctcttctggatcatccaagtgtgttactgatggtagcctttgttactttggtcccagatCTCTGAAGATCAGTCACTAGCTCcctcgtgtggttctgggatttttgctcaccgttcttgtgatcattttgaccccatgaGGTGAaatcttgcgtggagccccaggtcgagggagattatcagtggtcttgtatgtcttccattttctaataagtGCTCCCACAGtggatttcttcacaccaagctgttTACCTATTGTAGATTCAGTCTtccctggtgcaggtctacaattttgtttgtggtgtcctcagacagctctttggtctaaccctaacccaacccatagtgtcttttatactgataacgagttcaaacaggtgtcattaatacaggtaacgagtggaggacagaggagcctcttaaagaagaagtgacaggtctgtgagagccagaaatcttgcttgtttgtaggtgaccaaatacttattttaccaaggaatttaccaattaattcattaaaaatcctccAATGTGATGTCCTGGATTCTTTctcccccattctgtctctcatagttgaagtgaacgtatgctgaaaattacaggcctctcatcttttaagtgggagaacttgcacaattggtggttgactaaatacttttttgccccagtgTAGTTATATAAAGCTATGCAGTTATATAGTTATTTAAAGTTGTACAGGGTTATATAGAGATTAAtagttatatatagttataCAGAGTTATGGTTATAaagagttatataggccccgcacactatttaaaattatgacatcattaaATTCTCAAAGAACAAGTCGAataaccaacagtttttcagtcactctcacccTCAACTCAAtactttttgccccactgtatataACTGCAAATAACTCTTTATAGTTATATGGAGTTATACAGAATTATATAGTTATGTAGAGTTTTGTAGAGTTATGTAGAATTATAGAGTTATGTAGTTATATAGTTACGTAGAGTTATGTAGTTATGCAAAGTTATGTAGAATTATGTAGTTATGTAGAGTTATAAAGAGTTACCTGGAGTTATATAAAGTTGTATAGTTATATCGGCCTATGTCCTCTGTCTGAATCTATGACATCGTCTAATTCTAAACTGTGACCTCAGCCCTGTATCATGAGTTCCCCAGATTTATAATGGTGGTTCGTTTTCCTTCTCACCATGTCCCCAGCAACAGCGTCAGACACTTGTCACTGAGCTGCTCGTCGTAGCACTCGGAGGTCAGTGTGGAGGAGTAAACCAGGCTGGGGTCAGTGGAGGCCCAGGACCCAGGGACCAGCCAGAACGTCCAGGTCAGGAGAGGCTCAAACTCTGcaccagagagagagggacctTCTTTAAAGGACAGGCTTAAAACGAGAGGGACCTTCTGTAAAGCACAGGCTTAAAGAGCATAGTGTTTGTACAATCACCTTAAACCTGCTGTTTTACCTTTTGGTCATCATCTGTTCATAGGTTTCAGCATCCTGTCATATGTAAAtgtatactcaagtaaaagtacatgtgccagttaaaagtacaaaaagacTGAGTGTTGTAAGTCTACTCCGTAACATCTATGATTTTAAACGCAATTACAAGTATAAGTACATGggtagatttttaaacctgtaccaTTAGGAATACAAACATAACGTAACTGATTAATGCTAACATAATGTAGCTGGTTAATGTGGTTTTTGAGACATAAGAGACAAAAGTAGTAATACAtttctgtgtcctgtgtgtggtggacaggtgcatgctgggagttGAAGGTGCATACTggggccgtgtctcaattcgccaaaatggccttagaatcaccattgaaAGTGTGCATCGAAATGCAGATACGTAATTTCCGGTGCAACAAGGcttgtcccatttcaatgcaccccaCGAACGAGCAAGACAAAATGTGCCCTGCATTTCCAGCATTTCCacggagatcggacgtaaccgaagcatgcatccatgcacacttcacgcactgctataccccatcatgcaccgcgactacgcaaaaaagagaagaaaatggagtccgctgtgcaatacacgttcaaatgttcagactggtttacctcatctacagtgcaacatgaaactgttaaatctgaataaagatctatacaggccgtgtgtttgaggattaaaaaggaggggagttacatggaataaaggaatgtgcagttattgctagacaataagaagacattattatcattagaaattattattgcaataagaataatgtaagaatgctcATTTctttgtaagcgtcaaagaccaagaaactgaaacataaagtcagaaggtttaatgagttccacacaggtaatgtgaacaatgaagcaacggaaaggacagaacagagtcctgacactgaagtgttctctggtttatagactatgaatgtgaaaatgatattgttacctctgtctctgttattacatttttacaaggtatattttgttaaagttatgaagtagctacaattgagaaaaaaaatcaccttgaacgttatatttgcctattgatattcaatctaaacagaaagaaacggctgcgacgacgacatCTTAACTTTTCTTcgattaaataataaataattacattatcgtacgctcaaagacagcggtggaagtgtggtccgtggtgtaggcctgtctcacttcagcaagatggcggctacactgaggattACCCATTCTCGTCCGGAAGCTTCAAACtatactttgaggagtacttcaaAGGgtaccttcaaaaggtgcatttggcgaattgagacacggcctggGAGTTGCTGGTGTAGGTGCATGATGGGAGTtgcaggtgcatgctgggagctGTAGGTGCATGCTGCGAGGtgcaggtgcatgctgggagctGTAGTCTTGCCTCTGTAGTAGTTGGGGTCATTCTGTTTTAAGGCGCTGACCGCTCGGTCCAGACTCTGCTCTAGTTTCTTGGCCAGAGCcacggctctgctcctctgagccCAGCTGACTGGATCTGAGTGAGGCCATGACCCGACCGCCTGCTTCAACTCCGCTACGgacagagaccagaggaggaggaagatagagggaggagagaggatgggggagagaaggagagaaggaggcaaacagggtgagagagaggagaggggaggtggaatagagagagatggagagggtaAAGAAGGGGcagatgggggagagagggagaaagaaagaagaatcagaagaatcacaATGATTGGTTATAGTGATCTTGTGCTGGGTGTGTCCTGCATGGATTTCTATGGTAGAATATTCAGTGtttaccatggaaacacaatgcatacattagcaaacactgataGAAGAGTTTTTAGGTCATTTgaaatctcaaaataaaaacaaactatatttaaacagcacgagctcatggtcctgttcaggTGTTTGACACAAAAAGGCGAGAGTGacttactgaaaaactgttggctaatgctaatgctacctaCCTGTTGGAGTTCAGATGTTTCACAGAGGTCAGTATTCTAGAGAATCAGATGTTTAACAGAGAGGGTCAGTGTTTCAGAGGGTCAGATGTTTCATAGCGGGTCAGATGTTTCACAGAGGGTTAGTTGTTTCAGACGGTCAGATGTTTCACAGAGGGTCAGGTGTTTCACAGAGAGTCAGATGTTTCAGAGGGTCAGTGTTTCACTGGTAGTCAGTATTTCACAGAGGCTCAGATGTTTCACAGGTCTGATATTTCAGAAGGTCAGTGTTTCACAGAGGGTCAGATGTTTCACTAGTGGTCAGATGTTTCACAGAGGGCCAGT of the Periophthalmus magnuspinnatus isolate fPerMag1 chromosome 8, fPerMag1.2.pri, whole genome shotgun sequence genome contains:
- the c8h16orf89 gene encoding UPF0764 protein C16orf89 homolog; this encodes MRASWLPLAAVLALCTVSRAEVIDDVLNSLARGADFLEQQHELINLDGVVGYIMLQAELKQAVGSWPHSDPVSWAQRSRAVALAKKLEQSLDRAVSALKQNDPNYYREFEPLLTWTFWLVPGSWASTDPSLVYSSTLTSECYDEQLSDKCLTLLLGTWKQNGTPCIVTKQCRDMMTRFGCPFYSLSHQLLYFMIGHMRGCSDLLRGDSRASRLNMTELSYQRIFCSNMMKTNNDLLTEALGPLNADIFLENILVCGLAGFSDFYKADWLQHILRLQDVEVGCFGRDRNVVSERIGEELLEQLQPHHRVKRRERVLPDGCSSHMTGVAVGALGGYLNYYLTEQDITKRPLS